From one [Ruminococcus] lactaris ATCC 29176 genomic stretch:
- the bioB gene encoding biotin synthase BioB, with translation MSDTFIHTLLADWDEERSLSREEAVAILDLPKEEMEDLISCAYALRTKYKGKKVSVQLLTNVRSGNCSQNCAYCAQSCESHAPIEKYRRVSDEKLYGDNDLVDEKNLARHCIGLSGIKFTDAEIEDLAERIRIMKKKNTQICCSIGFLTEKQAKMLKEAGLDRINHNLNSSRSFYPEICSTHTYDQRVNNIKMLQGLGFEICSGGIIGMGESKEDVVDMLMDLKAISPESVPINFLLPIPGTRLADRDISGLTPEYCMKVLCLARLMIPKSDIRCAAGREVYFKGIEPELFKVVDSIFASGYLTAGGQGIDDTMKMIRDAGFTGEIESTDE, from the coding sequence ATGTCAGATACATTCATACATACATTATTAGCAGACTGGGACGAAGAGCGTTCCCTGAGCAGAGAGGAAGCCGTAGCAATCCTTGATCTTCCGAAAGAAGAGATGGAAGACCTGATTTCCTGTGCGTATGCATTGAGGACAAAATATAAGGGGAAAAAGGTCAGCGTACAATTGCTGACAAATGTGCGTAGCGGAAACTGTTCACAGAACTGTGCTTACTGTGCCCAGTCCTGTGAGTCGCACGCACCGATCGAGAAGTACCGCCGGGTATCGGATGAGAAATTATACGGAGATAATGATCTGGTGGATGAAAAGAACCTTGCAAGGCACTGCATTGGTCTGAGCGGAATCAAGTTTACGGATGCAGAGATTGAGGACCTGGCAGAACGCATTCGTATTATGAAGAAAAAGAATACGCAGATCTGCTGTTCCATCGGATTCCTGACCGAAAAGCAGGCGAAGATGCTGAAAGAAGCAGGATTGGATCGGATCAACCATAATCTGAACAGCAGCCGTTCTTTCTATCCTGAGATCTGTTCCACGCACACATATGACCAGCGGGTCAATAATATTAAAATGTTGCAGGGGCTGGGATTTGAGATCTGCAGCGGTGGAATTATCGGTATGGGAGAGAGCAAAGAAGATGTAGTAGATATGCTGATGGATCTGAAAGCAATTTCCCCTGAGTCCGTTCCGATCAATTTCCTTCTTCCGATTCCAGGGACAAGACTTGCAGACCGTGATATTTCAGGACTGACACCGGAATATTGCATGAAGGTACTCTGCCTGGCAAGACTGATGATCCCGAAGTCAGATATCCGTTGTGCTGCGGGAAGAGAAGTTTATTTTAAAGGGATTGAGCCGGAATTATTCAAGGTTGTTGATTCTATTTTTGCATCAGGTTATCTGACAGCAGGTGGTCAGGGAATTGACGACACGATGAAGATGATCCGGGATGCAGGATTTACAGGTGAGATTGAATCTACGGATGAATAA
- a CDS encoding MalY/PatB family protein, with the protein MSERNLNFEQGVDRKGTRCLKYDFAVQRGRSADILPLWVADMDFKTSSYIQDALLRQAEHGVYGYTETDETYFDAVRSWMERRHGWKIEPEWLLKTPGVVFALAMAVKAYTEPGDYVLIQEPVYYPFREVIESNDREVANNVLYQDENGSYKIDFEDFERQIVEKRIRLFILCSPHNPVSRVWTREELEKLGDICKKHGVIVVSDEIHADFVFEGKHQVFADLKPEYKDFTVICTSPGKTFNIAGLQASNILIPNEALREAFAKQITAAGYSQISAPGIEAVIAAYAQGEEWYQEMKKYVGANITFLHEWMEEHIPQIKVTKTEGTYLVWMDFRGLGIAEKNLKDFVENQAGLWLDGGKMFGESGIGFQRINVACPRKTLEKALTQLESAVKNL; encoded by the coding sequence ATGAGTGAAAGAAATCTGAATTTTGAACAGGGCGTGGACCGAAAGGGAACACGTTGCCTGAAATATGATTTTGCGGTGCAGAGAGGAAGGAGTGCAGATATCCTTCCGCTATGGGTTGCAGATATGGATTTTAAGACAAGTTCCTATATTCAGGATGCACTGCTGCGTCAGGCAGAGCATGGTGTATATGGCTATACAGAGACAGATGAAACATATTTTGATGCAGTACGATCCTGGATGGAACGTCGTCACGGCTGGAAGATCGAACCGGAATGGCTGCTCAAGACACCGGGAGTTGTCTTTGCACTTGCAATGGCAGTGAAGGCATATACAGAACCGGGAGACTATGTGCTGATTCAGGAACCGGTTTATTATCCGTTCCGGGAAGTAATCGAGTCCAATGACAGAGAAGTTGCAAATAATGTACTGTATCAGGATGAGAATGGAAGTTATAAGATTGATTTTGAAGATTTTGAACGGCAGATCGTTGAAAAGAGGATTCGACTGTTCATCCTGTGCAGTCCGCACAATCCGGTCAGCCGTGTATGGACACGGGAAGAACTGGAAAAATTGGGAGATATCTGCAAGAAGCATGGTGTGATCGTGGTCAGCGATGAGATTCATGCAGATTTTGTATTTGAAGGAAAGCATCAGGTTTTTGCAGATCTGAAGCCGGAATACAAAGACTTTACAGTTATCTGCACATCTCCGGGAAAGACCTTTAATATTGCAGGGTTACAGGCATCGAATATCCTGATCCCGAATGAAGCACTCAGGGAGGCGTTTGCAAAGCAGATCACGGCAGCCGGCTACAGCCAGATTTCCGCACCGGGGATCGAGGCGGTGATCGCAGCTTATGCACAGGGAGAAGAATGGTATCAGGAAATGAAAAAGTATGTAGGAGCGAATATCACGTTTCTGCATGAATGGATGGAAGAACATATTCCGCAGATCAAAGTGACAAAGACCGAAGGAACTTATCTGGTGTGGATGGATTTCCGGGGACTGGGAATTGCGGAAAAAAACCTGAAAGATTTTGTGGAAAACCAGGCGGGATTATGGCTTGACGGTGGAAAAATGTTCGGAGAGTCAGGAATCGGATTCCAGAGGATCAACGTGGCATGCCCAAGAAAGACGCTGGAAAAGGCTCTGACACAACTGGAAAGTGCAGTGAAAAATCTTTAA